The Brassica oleracea var. oleracea cultivar TO1000 chromosome C6, BOL, whole genome shotgun sequence genome includes a region encoding these proteins:
- the LOC106296538 gene encoding uncharacterized protein LOC106296538, which translates to MEDIGLVKQGWKWMQSQKHMCSNACSAARRFVEKIGELVERHWPLVCSGCGKLLGMLRLGTLYWKDCILRGFRCSAKLGSAALLLIMWSCFLSLTSLSCLLYVLLSMGAAAAVVVNLGCTPGLFIVGLFGILILWMYANFWITGTLFIVGGYLFSLNHARLVVLMAAGYAMYCVKVRLGWLGVLLSMNLAFLSNDVLNCLLQWCDNLSEKPQPEEPKKSEETIIEEDYPGEFEYPSVPVEEEEEETEKKVHENKSSAEPTAPTTTVVNTVKEITSVKMVKVDTSSSADEMKRILKSVNHYEALGFSRHKKIDDAVLKKEYRKKAMLVHPDKNMGSPLASESFKKLQCAYEVLSDIVKKRDYDEQLRKEESKTRSVCQTSHASSHQSGAGYRAEESRRIHCTKCGNSHIWVCTSRTKAKARWCKDCGQYHQAKDGDGWVELKGTLPFERAHKIEIPRAFVCAESKIFDVSEWAICQGMACRPNTHRPSFHVNMVGLEKTTQRSNSSRFPWDLDVEMMDEDEEEFELWLQQALASGLFCETSKRRKSWSPFKLSQMKSKKQWRRTST; encoded by the exons ATGGAGGATATTGGGTTGGTTAAACAAGGTTGGAAATGGATGCAGTCTCAGAAACATATGTGCTCGAACGCTTGTTCTGCGGCGCGGCGTTTTGTGGAGAAGATAGGGGAGCTTGTGGAGCGTCACTGGCCATTGGTGTGCAGTGGGTGTGGGAAGCTGTTAGGGATGCTTCGTCTGGGGACTCTTTACTGGAAAGATTGTATCTTGAGGGGTTTCCGATGCAGTGCTAAGTTGGGCTCAGCTGCTTTGCTTCTGATCATGTGGAGTTGCTTCCTTAGCTTGACTTCCTTGTCTTGCTTGCTCTATGTTCTCCTCAGTATG GGAGCAGCTGCAGCTGTTGTTGTGAACTTGGGTTGCACTCCTGGGCTCTTTATTGTAGGACTGTTTGGTATTTTGATATTATGGATGTATGCAAACTTTTGGATCACCGGAACATTGTTCATAGTTGGAG GCTATTTATTCTCCTTAAACCATGCCCGTCTGGTGGTTCTAATGGCTGCTGGATATGCGATGTACTGTGTCAAAGTCAGACTCGGATGGCTTGGAGTTCTGCTCTCAATGAACCTTGCCTTCTTGTCAAACGATGTGTTAAACTGTCTTCTTCAATGGTGTGACAATCTAAGCGAAAAGCCACAACCTGAGGAGCCAAAGAAGTCTGAAGAAACGATTATAGAAGAAGACTATCCAGGGGAATTTGAGTATCCTTCAGTTCCTGTCGAAGAAGAAGAAGAAGAGACAGAGAAAAAGGTTCACGAGAATAAGTCATCAGCTGAACCAACTGCTCCTACTACAACTGTTGTTAACACCGTGAAGGAGATTACTAGTGTTAAGATGGTCAAAGTGGATACAAGTTCGTCAGCTGATGAAATGAAGAGGATACTGAAGAGTGTGAATCATTATGAAGCGTTGGGGTTTTCAAGGCATAAGAAGATTGATGACGCTGTGCTTAAGAAAGAGTATAGAAAGAAG GCAATGTTGGTTCATCCTGATAAAAATATGGGAAGTCCTTTGGCTAGTGAATCATTCAAGAAGCTTCAATGTGCTTACGAG GTTCTTTCTGATATTGTGAAGAAGAGAGATTACGATGAGCAATTAAGAAAAGAAGAGTCTAAGACCAGGAGTGTTTGTCAGACATCTCATGCTTCTTCACATCAG AGTGGTGCTGGTTATAGAGCAGAAGAGTCGAGGAGGATACATTGTACAAAATGTGGTAACTCACACATATGGGTATGCACCAGTAGGACTAAAGCAAAGGCAAGATGGTGCAAG GATTGTGGTCAATATCATCAAGCCAAAGATGGAGATGGGTGGGTTGAACTCAAAGGGACATTACCCTTTGAGAGAGCACATAAG ATTGAGATACCACGCGCTTTTGTTTGTGCGGAGAGCAAGATCTTTGACGTCTCAGAGTGGGCCATATGTCAG GGAATGGCGTGTAGACCAAACACGCATAGGCCAAGCTTTCATGTGAACATGGTTGGGTTAGAGAAGACAACGCAGAGGTCAAACTCGAGTAGGTTCCCATGGGATCTAGACGTGGAGATGATGGATGAGGACGAAGAGGAGTTTGAGCTGTGGCTTCAACAAGCTCTTGCTTCTGGTCTGTTTTGCGAGACCTCAAAACGCAGGAAAAGCTGGAGCCCTTTCAAGTTGAGCCAGATGAAAAGCAAGAAACAGTGGCGAAGGACATCCACTTGA
- the LOC106296569 gene encoding photosystem II 10 kDa polypeptide, chloroplastic gives MAASVMLSSVTLKPAGFTVEKMSARGLPTLTRAPSSFKIVASGVKKIKTDKPFGVNGSMDLRDGLDASGRKGKGYGVYKFVDKYGANVDGYSPIYNEDEWSASGDVYKGGVTGLAIWAVTLAGILAGGALLVYNTSALAQ, from the exons ATGGCTGCTTCAGTGATGCTTTCATCGGTGACGTTGAAACCCGCGGGTTTCACGGTGGAGAAGATGTCAGCAAGAGGATTGCCGACGCTCACAAGAGCTCCTTCTTCCTTCAAGATTGTCGCGAGTGGAGTTAAGAAGATCAAGACCGACAAGCCCTTTG GAGTTAACGGCAGCATGGACTTGAGGGACGGCCTCGACGCCTCCGGCAGAAAGGGCAAG GGATATGGTGTTTACAAATTCGTTGACAAGTACGGAGCTAACGTGGATGGATACAG TCCTATCTACAACGAGGACGAGTGGTCAGCGAGTGGTGATGTGTACAAGGGAGGAGTCACCGGATTAGCAATCTGGGCGGTGACACTCGCCGGAATTCTCGCCGGAGGAGCTCTTCTTGTGTACAACACAAGTGCTCTGGCTCAGTAA
- the LOC106297058 gene encoding uncharacterized protein LOC106297058, with the protein MASACVNNNVTVSQDFSAYGCFNPRASPSSSSFGREDVSAAPEKQIPPEDGDFEFRLEDPVGMLPADELFSQGKLVTKTKQQTTEKVETGEKWRKTEAEIEISGGGDGGLFSPKAPRCSSRWRELLGLKRFSQNRKTAATTSFNSNPSRSSTSSLKQFLHRSSKTTSDASLPLLKDCSDSESLSISSSRMSLSSSSSSGHDHDDVPRLSLDAERPNHNHNHNITGNPFAPSRSQNANNPPRMRLVTSRERVGRSPIRPNDSAMSRGVSVDSPRLNSSGKIVFQSLERSSSSPSSFNGGTSGYRHRGMERSYSANVRVTPVLNVPVCSIRGGSVIFGQFFSSSTTSSSASASASSQHNRTGSFSSNRGHHGGISRGRNSTDRI; encoded by the coding sequence ATGGCTTCAGCTTGCGTTAACAACAATGTCACAGTCTCTCAGGATTTCTCCGCTTACGGTTGTTTCAACCCTCGAGCTTCTCCTTCCTCTTCCTCCTTCGGCCGCGAAGACGTTTCCGCCGCACCGGAGAAGCAGATTCCACCGGAGGACGGCGATTTCGAGTTTCGCCTCGAGGATCCGGTTGGGATGCTCCCGGCGGACGAACTTTTCTCGCAGGGAAAACTCGTGACGAAGACGAAGCAGCAGACGACGGAGAAGGTGGAGACCGGAGAGAAATGGAGGAAGACGGAAGCTGAGATTGAGATCTCCGGCGGCGGCGACGGCGGTTTGTTTTCGCCCAAGGCGCCACGCTGTTCCAGTAGGTGGAGAGAGTTGTTGGGACTGAAACGATTCTCTCAAAACAGGAAAACGGCCGCGACGACGTCGTTTAACTCGAATCCGAGTAGATCGTCCACGTCATCGCTAAAACAGTTTTTACACCGAAGCTCCAAAACGACGTCGGATGCTTCACTTCCTCTCCTCAAGGACTGCTCAGACTCCGAATCTCTCTCCATCTCCTCTTCCCGCATGTCCCTCTCCTCCTCCTCCTCCTCAGGCCACGACCACGACGACGTGCCTAGACTCTCCCTCGACGCGGAGAGACCTAACCATAACCATAACCATAACATAACCGGGAACCCCTTCGCTCCCTCTCGCAGCCAAAACGCAAACAATCCACCGAGGATGAGGCTTGTGACGTCACGCGAGAGAGTGGGCCGCAGCCCAATACGGCCCAATGACTCAGCGATGAGCAGAGGAGTCTCCGTCGACAGTCCGAGGCTAAACTCCTCGGGGAAAATCGTGTTCCAGAGCCTCGAGCGGAGCTCGAGCTCTCCCAGCAGCTTCAACGGAGGGACGAGCGGGTACAGACACAGAGGGATGGAGAGGTCTTACAGCGCGAACGTGAGGGTGACTCCTGTCCTAAACGTCCCCGTCTGTTCGATCAGAGGCGGTTCTGTTATCTTCGGACAGTTCTTCTCTTCCTCGACTACGTCATCATCGGCTTCTGCTTCGGCTTCGTCGCAGCACAATAGAACAGGGAGCTTCTCAAGCAACAGAGGTCATCACGGTGGTATCAGTAGAGGTCGTAACTCCACCGATCGAATCTAA
- the LOC106299181 gene encoding uncharacterized protein LOC106299181 codes for MEQLSESSRRDSADVASSSSSTAADGHIGGGGGGEAMARGLSAMLESVIKEFDSKSIDTLSSQDKLSGSLDRLVQELDQLLENAPLPFIVQHASRISSVKQRVSSMNLVLKSIQRRIDNIDHMLSANNIQDKTASDTT; via the exons ATGGAGCAGCTATCTGAATCGAGCCGCCGCGATTCAGCTGATGTGGCTAGCTCTTCGTCATCTACCGCCGCAGATGGTCACATCGGAGGCGGTGGTGGTGGAGAAGCTATGGCTCGAGGGCTATCGGCGATGCTAGAGTCCGTAATTAAGGAATTCGACTCTAAATCAATCGATACTCTCAGTAGCCAAGACAAACTCTCCGGCTCGCTCGATCGACTTGTCCAAG AGCTCGATCAGTTGCTGGAGAACGCTCCGTTGCCGTTCATTGTACAACACGCGTCGAGGATCTCGAGCGTCAAACAGAGAGTCTCGTCGATGAATCTGGTGCTTAAATCTATACAAAGGCGTATTGATAACATCGATCACATGCTCTCTGCCAACAACATTCAAG ACAAAACAGCTTCGGACACTACTTGA
- the LOC106300055 gene encoding pentatricopeptide repeat-containing protein At1g79080, chloroplastic, whose translation MSTLLNPISSMAAYPSPVGFVSHLPTGFPHFPSVNKGFPRVLASTQITLSPKDSAFTITGSSWKPDSFPDDPRSDEPRLNNHFSHLQSLVTKGQKPNVTHSTQLLYDLCKANRLKKAIRVIELMVASGVIPDAYAYTYLVNQLCKRGNVGYAMQLVEKMEHHGFPPNTVTHNALVRGLCMLGSLSQSLQFVERLMERGLAPNAFTYSFLLEAAYKERGTDEAVKLLEEIVAKGGEVNLVCYNVLLTGFCKEGRTDDALKMFREMMPEKGFKPNVVSYNICLRCLCCDGRWEEANELLAEMDGGDRSPSVVTYNILINSLAFHGRTDQAMEVLSEMGRGVTATSYNPVIARLCKEGKVDLVVKCLDDMIYRRCKPNEGTYNALAALCDEQGDDKVREAFYIIQSLSKRQRCCTHDFYKSVITSLCRKGNTFAAFRLLCEMTRCGFEPDSHTYSALIRGLCNEGMFGGAMEVLSIMEESGLCKPTVDNFNAMILGFCKIRRTDLALEVFETMVERRRMPNETTYVIVVEGIAHEGELELAREVLEELRSRKVVGQNAVDRIVMQFNFDFD comes from the coding sequence ATGTCGACTCTATTGAACCCAATCTCATCCATGGCGGCGTACCCATCTCCGGTAGGGTTCGTCTCCCACCTCCCCACCGGTTTCCCCCACTTCCCCTCCGTCAACAAAGGTTTCCCCAGGGTTTTAGCTTCGACCCAGATAACGCTATCCCCCAAAGACTCCGCCTTTACCATCACCGGATCCAGCTGGAAACCCGATTCATTCCCCGATGACCCGAGAAGCGACGAGCCGAGACTAAACAACCACTTCTCCCACCTCCAAAGCCTCGTCACAAAAGGCCAAAAACCCAACGTAACACACTCCACCCAGCTCCTCTACGACCTCTGCAAAGCCAACAGGCTCAAAAAAGCCATCCGCGTGATCGAGCTAATGGTCGCCTCCGGCGTCATCCCCGACGCCTACGCCTACACCTACCTCGTCAACCAGCTCTGCAAGCGAGGCAACGTCGGCTACGCGATGCAGCTCGTCGAGAAAATGGAACACCACGGCTTCCCTCCCAACACCGTCACTCACAACGCTCTTGTCCGCGGCCTCTGCATGCTCGGGAGCCTCAGCCAGAGCCTCCAGTTCGTCGAGAGGCTCATGGAGAGAGGCCTAGCTCCCAACGCCTTCACTTACTCCTTCCTCCTCGAGGCTGCTTATAAAGAGCGCGGCACTGATGAAGCTGTTAAACTCCTGGAGGAGATTGTTGCGAAGGGTGGTGAGGTTAATCTGGTTTGTTACAATGTGTTGTTGACTGGCTTTTGTAAAGAAGGGAGGACTGATGATGCGTTGAAGATGTTTAGAGAGATGATGCCAGAGAAAGGGTTTAAGCCTAATGTTGTTAGTTATAATATCTGTTTGAGGTGTTTGTGCTGTGATGGGAGGTGGGAGGAGGCGAATGAGTTGTTAGCTGAGATGGACGGTGGAGATAGGTCTCCTTCGGTTGTTACTTATAACATTTTGATCAACTCGTTGGCTTTCCACGGGAGGACGGACCAGGCGATGGAGGTTTTGAGCGAGATGGGGAGAGGAGTCACCGCAACCAGCTATAACCCTGTGATCGCGCGGCTGTGCAAGGAAGGGAAGGTTGATCTTGTCGTGAAGTGTCTAGACGACATGATTTACAGACGCTGTAAGCCTAACGAAGGCACATACAACGCGTTAGCAGCGTTGTGCGATGAGCAAGGCGACGACAAGGTGCGTGAAGCGTTTTACATTATACAGAGTTTGAGCAAGAGGCAGAGATGCTGCACGCACGATTTCTACAAGAGCGTGATCACGAGCCTGTGCAGGAAAGGCAACACGTTCGCTGCGTTTCGGCTCTTGTGCGAGATGACTAGGTGCGGGTTCGAACCTGACTCGCACACCTACTCGGCGTTGATCAGGGGGCTGTGTAACGAAGGGATGTTTGGTGGAGCTATGGAGGTTTTGTCGATAATGGAGGAGAGTGGGTTGTGTAAGCCCACGGTGGATAACTTTAACGCGATGATTCTTGGGTTTTGTAAGATAAGGAGGACGGATTTGGCGTTGGAGGTGTTTGAGACGATGGTTGAGAGGAGGAGGATGCCGAACGAGACGACGTATGTGATAGTGGTTGAAGGGATAGCTCATGAGGGTGAGCTGGAGCTGGCTAGAGAGGTTCTTGAGGAGCTGAGGTCGCGTAAGGTTGTGGGGCAGAATGCAGTAGATAGGATTGTTATGCAGTTTAATTTTGATTTTGATTGA